The nucleotide sequence TTTACATGAACAGGGCCTTGTTGAAAATGGTATTTACAATGAATGGGGTAAATGAAGAATCATTTCCAGTAAGGAATGGAAAAGGAAGAGACTGAGGGTTAAGGGGGAAATGGCCCAAGAAGAGAATAGCTGCTCAAGAAGAAATTCAAATAGAAGGCAGAAATGGTAAATACCTGCCCCCACTAGGAGTAGATAGACAAAATTATTTTGTGCCATCTCAGCCCCAGATTTGAAGTGATGGCAGACCATAGCCCCCAGTATTGGACTGTCACCCTAAAGCTGCATCTGTATAGTGATATAGCATGAGGATTTGTTATTCATGTATGTCTCAATAACCCTCCTTATTGGTCACCTTTAATAGTCAGCTAAtaatacatacaatatatatacacaattctGCATTTGAGGTGTTTTTCTCAGCCTGGTGCTGTGAGTGATCTAAAAGTTAGACACAATTTGTCTTAAGGGAAGAATACTCGGGCTCAAATCTTTATTCTAACACACTGGCTGTGCGTCCTCTGGCAtagcttctctgagcttcaatttccttgtctacaaaatggggagaataacTATCTCATAAGGCTCTTGCAGATTCAAgagttaatgtatgtaaagcatctAATAcattagtaagtgctcaatagatGATAGCTATTATTATGATCTTGAATTCATTTTAGGGCTGCTTGTCAGTTTGCATTGAGCAGGTTTTTGAGCGAGACTCAGGCTAGGAGGTAAGAAGCTAATGCTCTGCTCTTGTTCCCTCTTACTGATGCAGGCCCCTGGCACAAACAGACCCTGGACTTTCCTCTGAGACCAAACTGGGTAGCATACCAACTAGTCAGAGCCACTGTGGTTTACCGCCATCAACTTCACCTAGCTCACTCCCACCTCTCCTGCCATGTGGAGCCCTGGGTCCAGAAAAGCCCAACCGATCACTTTCCTTCTTCAGGAAGTGGCTCCTCAAAGCCTTCCCTACTGCCCGAAGCTTGGACAGAGATGGATATCACGCAACATGTTGGGCAAAATCTCTGGAATCACAAGGGGCACAGGGTTCTACGACTCCGCTTCCTGTGTCAGCGGCCAAGAGGTAGTGAGGTTCTTGAGTTCCGGTGGCATGGCACTTCATCCTTGGACACTGCTTTCTTGTTACTCTATTTCAATGACACTCAGAGTGTTCAGAAGGCCAAACTTCTCCCAAGAGGCCTGGAAGAGTTTACGGAAATAGATCCTTCTCTTCTCTTGCGGAGGGCTCGTCAAGCAGGCAGTATCGCATCTGAGGTTCCTGGCCCCTCCAGGGAGCGTGATGGGCCTGAAAGTAACCAGTGTTCCCTCCACCCTTTCCAAGTCAGCTTCCAGCAGCTGGGCTGGGATCACTGGATCATTGCTCCCCATCTCTATACTCCAAACTATTGTAAGGGAGTCTGCCCTCGGGTACTACACTATGGTCTCAATTCTCCCAATCATGCCATCATCCAGAACCTTGTCAATGAGCTGGTGGACCAGAGCGTCCCTCAGCCCTCCTGTGTCCCTTATAAGTATGTTCCCATTAGCATTCTTCTGATTGAAGCAAATGGGAGTATCCTGTACAAGGAATATGAGGATATGATTGCCCAGTCCTGCACGTGCAGGTGATAGCAAAAGTACAGCTAGCTCAGGTTTGCCTGAGAAATTAGAAAAGGgtttaaaataaactaatattAATGTTAAAGCTGCAAGTGATGCTCTACCCAATCTATAGGTTCTATTCCTTGCCTTCAGTGTTGTTACTTAAGTCTCTTCCCCTactttactttataaaaatagttCTGATATTAAACATCAGTATGTTTTGACCATTAGTCAGAGCCCTTAATGTTTAAGATCTTCCTTTGGAGAGGCCCTctctattttcttgtcttttctttattgtgACTTTGTCAAACGTCACCAGTCCATGATTGTAGAACTTTAGGAATTGTACCGCCAAGTCCTGGGAAAGGTAGAATCGTCCTAGAGTCCATCTTCTGAGGATCTAGAAGATTTGGGGTGAAGAAAGCAACTTGAGATTTTATACTCCTCTTCCTTGCCTTCTGAATCCTAGAAACTAGTACCATATCGGAAAGACTGCCTGCTTCTGTATTTGGATTTCCCTCTAAATCTAAAACCGTTTCTCAGATGGACTAGAAAACTTTTAGGCAATAATCTCCATAAAAATCTTTTGAGGGCAACAGAAGGAAGGGAATCTTTTTCTAAGCCATCAGGGCTTTTCCTCTCAGGCTCTGAACCTGGGGGAAATACCTGGGTTTCCTTTACACCCTAGGGTGAGGAGAGCAGTCTTTAATAAGGCCAGTAGGGAAATGTGTATGGAGCTGAGATGACAATCACTTCAAAATCGCCTGTGTCTATAGTGAAGAGATAAAGAGCTGTCATTGCTGATTAGGATTATGTATGGGGGAGTCGTTTTAAACTTTCTATGGAACAATAGATTTCACagggtattttctcattttaggtAACCCTTAACCCCCTGATAATGATCCCACAAAGAAAGCTCCCTGGTGGCTAGGAGGCTGGGACTTGGCCTGGTTAGAAGTGGAGGGGGTAGAAGGCTGCAGTTAGGAAGCTTAAAAGGGCTGTGGGGGAAGGGTGAAATGTGATGAGGCCTGGGGCCGACTTCATTCTGAGCTTGCCTGTTCGTGTGTTCAGCTGGGCTCCGGGCATGGGTCTCTGGGGGAGACGGGCTTGCTGTATTGGGAGCCATGGAACTCTGCCTTGAACTAAATGATGCTTGCAGTGTGACTCTTTCCTACTCCTGTGCTGTATTGAAATGATGGGGACTGGGCTGTGTTGCAAATAAAtcatttgttgttgttaaagaaaATCTTGAATGTTTTGGGGATTCAGAGAGAGTGGGTGGAAaggatttatttcatttgttcccTTTAGCTATGGCCAGGAACTCAACCCTAATCCCCCAGGGTGAGGCTGGAGGCTCCAATGAAGTTCTCTCTTAAGGCAGCACTGCTAGCAATCAGCCCTCACCAAAGGGCCCCTCTGAGGAAGCCCAGTAAGGCATTTCCCCTGCCCAACTGTTCCTTGACTTGTCTTATGGTAATTATCAGTGGAATGGTACTGATTTAGGGTGGCTTCATATATTTGCCAAATGTAAATCCCTATCTCTTTATCCCCTATCCATTGTAGATTAACTCATTTTTACCACCCCCTTAAATTGGTTCCAGCTAAGCTAAACATCTTACATGtctataaatatacaaattttattCTACTGCCTGAGGAGCTATTCCTTAGCATCCTTTTGTCCATCTATCTTCTTTACTGTATCTTTAGGAATGGGCTCAGGCATTTCTCTTCATCTCAACGCCCCAATAATACCCCAGACTCAGGTAGGATCTCCCTGTCTGTGCTCACAGCATTATTTGCTTTCCTTTAACACACTCTAGTGTAACTGTCTTTGTTGCCAAAAGATGGAGCTCATTTTGAGAGTTTCAACTGTGTTTTATCCATTTCCATATTAttggagcctggcacatagtaggtccttgaTGGATACAAACATAGGACAGTCACACTATTTTTTTTGTGAGGGACGCATCCTTCCTAACATGGACTATTTCGATGTTCACATCTCATTTTCCATTGGAATAAATGTAATACAAGATATACTTTGTATATAAAGTAAGATGAATTCTTGTGCCCCATTATTTCAAAATCGTGATTCAGGTTACAATAGAATGTGACAGCTGTGTTCTTGAGTAAGGCAGTTCATGGAATTGTTATATATGTTGGGAGTTAAAATGGGAATGTAAATATGGGCTTCCAGGCCAGTCATTTCCCCAGCCTAGCTGGGGTAGGCACGAATACCTAACAGGCCTGAAAACAGACCTTGTCACCAGACCAGATTCTGAATTCAGCATCTCAGTGTTCTTTGGAAGTTTCAGGAAATCATGGTCTCCTACCCTTGAGTCCTGAATATGTCTGAAACTTAATCTGTTTATGGAGGGCTCAGGGTTAATTGGTCCCCTTATCCATTAAGCCCTGACTTGTCAGAATACCCAAAGAAAACACTGGCAGGACAGAATCAGTTGTGGCTGATGTTAcggattcttttcttttgaaacattTCTTTCAGCTCAGCACTTTTTCTCAAGTCCAAAGTGAGAGATCTGTACCTCAAATCTTTCTCTGGGAGGATGGAGGCATGCTTGCTAGTGAAGGAGTGTATGTGTATGGGATTCTTCCCAGGTGGGTGGGGAGAAATAGTTACTTGGTCCAGAAAGGGAAAGCACAGAGCAGAGTCCACCTTGTCCCAGCTCCCCCAGTGAAGAGGCCAGAACTCCATTCAATGTGTCGGTGCAAAAGGATCAGATGATTAAGCTTTCTTCTGACCCTGGAGCTCTGTTACATTTACCTAGGTAGTATATTTTGTCCAATTCTGGGCAAAGTTAGGAAGCAGGTGAAATTTATCTTCAGTTTCACCAAATATTTGGGTGCCTAATTTTGCAAGTTTTCAAACATCTTCAGTTAATGCTCCCAACAGCACTATAAAGCAGGAGCTATTAGCCccacttaaaaaaagaatggtttattgagatataatttgtatACTATAGAAGCCACCGTTTTTAAGTgttcaattcagtggtttttagtatattcagattTGTGCAAAAAACACTACAACTGATTTCACCGCAAAGAGAAACCCCATGCCCATTAGCAGCAGTTAATCTCCATTTCActgaccccagcccctggcaacaattaatccattttctttttctgtagataATGGATTTTCATACAAGTCAAATCATGCAATATTTAGCTTTTTGTGACTGTCTTCAAATAAGGAttatgctttcaaggttcatctgtgttgttcattcctttttttttcctgtataaagTTCCATTGtagtatataccacattttatttatccattcatcaattgatgggcacttgagttgtttctactccagctattatgaataatgctgacaAGAATGTTCATGTggaagtttttgtgtggacatatattttcaatccTCTGGCATATATACTTAGGAGTGTTAAGTCTGAATCATGGTATGtccatgtttaacattttgagggactgttaaactgttttccaaagtggctgtaccatcttACAATCCAGAAATGTctgagggtttcaatttctctacatcctcaccaacacttcttttgtctgccttttttattttagccatacTAGTGGAGGTAAAGTGGTATTTTGCTGTGGTTTTGattgaatttccctaatgactaatgatgttgagcatcttttcatgtgcttatttgcaacTTGCATATCTTCTTAAGATAAATGTCCATTCAAGTcatttgcccaatttttaattgggttttctcatattgttgagttgtaaaagttctttatatgttctggatgtTAGtctcttatcagatgtatgatttgcaaatattttctctgattctgtggattgtcttttaactttcttgatggtgtcctctgaaatacagaagtttttaatttggaagaaatccaatttatctgtttttatcttttgttcttACGCTTGTGGTGTCATCTAAAAAATCATTGAATAATTTAAGATCATGAGACTTTACACCTATGTCTTCTTctgagtgttttatagtttttgctgTAACGtttaagtgtttaatccattgtagttaatttttgcatattatgTGAGGTAAAGGTCTAACTTCATTAATTTGCATGTTGATGTCCAATAGTCagagcaccatttgttgaaaagactaatttttttccccatcgaATTATCTTGGCACTCTTGATGAAAATTGACCATCagagtttatttctagactctcagttttgtttcattgatccatatgtctgttatgccaagacagcactgtcttgataactgtagctttgtgtaagttttgaaattgggaaatgtgATTCCTCCAaatgtttccttctttcccaagattgtttAGGCTATTCTGGGTCActtgtatttccatatgaattttagaatcagcttttcaatttctaaaaaaataccAGCTGAGTTTCTTTGATTACGGACtgaaatgaatctatatataagtttggggagtattgccatcttaatatTATTACCTCCTGATCTGTAAaaatgagatgtctttccatttatttaggacatctttaattttttcaacagtTTTGTCATTTTTCAGTATATGTCTTACACTTTAAATCCATTCCTtagttttcaaattctttttgatgttattattaaaggatttttttctaaatttttcagGCCATtaattgctagtatatagaaatacaatttatttttgtatactgaaCTAGTAGTACTCTGCAACCTtactaaactcatttattagctgTAATAGTTTGTATGgatttcttagaattttctatatacaagatcatgtcatctgtgaatatatatagttttaactTCTTTCAATCtggatttcttctttatttcttgtctAATTACCCTGTCTAGAACCTCCAATAcgatgttgaatagaagtagtgagaacagacattctttttcctgatcttagagggaaaacaTTCGGTCTTTTACCAATAAATTTGTTAACTGTGGTTTTTCATAGTTCCCCAACTTCAATACTTACTTTAAAGCTATACTGATCAACACGGTGTGCTATtcgtgaaagaataaacaaatagattaatggaatagaatagagaaccccaaaacagacccacacaaatatagtcaactaatGTTTGACAAAGCTGCAAAGGCAATTAAATGGATAacaaataatcttttcaacaaatggtgctagaataaCTGGACAACTGCATGCAAAACAATGAATCTGTACCAAGACATTATACCTGTTACAAAATTTAATTAGAAATGGAACATAGACGTAAATGTCAAAcacaaactataaaacttctagaagataacataggtaAACTTTGCTTTggtgatgacttttatttctttcttaattttactttttgctcTTTTAGggctttttatcattttatttcatcttggcTTGAACAAGTATCATCTCACTTTACATTTGTGGAAACGAAGGTTTCTggagacttgcccaaagtcataaagCATAGCAAATGAGTGGGTAGTTGGATCCTAACCTGAATCTGTCTGATGCCCCGATGATAACTTTTTAGATGTAACAGCAAAAGTATAGTCTAAGAAGGAAAAAGCTGATAagttggatttcattaaaattaaaaattctgctctgcaaaaggcaCTGTTGAGAATgtaaagataagccacagactagaaggaaatattttcaaaacacatattagataaaggacttgtattcaaaacatgcaaagaactcttaaaattcaacagtaagaaaacaaacaaccaaattatAAAATGGGCCAAATATATGAATAGAAACCTCATCAAAGAAGGCATAtatatggcaaataagcatatgaagacacgttccacatcatatgtcattaaaaCAACAAGATGCCACTGCACAATTATTAGAATGATTAAAACCCAAAACGCTGACAGCACCagttgctggtaggaatgcaaaatggaacagatgctttggaagacagtctgacAGTTCTAAACATAGTCtcaccatacaatccagcaactaCACTTCTTGTTATTAAAATGAGTTGAAaagttatgtccacacaaaaacctgctcgtgaatgtttacagcagctttattcataattactaaAACTTGGAAGCCACCAAGATGTCTTTTAATAGGTAAATGGGATAAACAAATtagtacatgtatacaatgtaatattattcagcaataaaaataaatgagctatgatgcatattgctaagtaaagccagtctgaaaaggctacatattgtatgattccatgaatatgacattcaggaaaaggcaaaactatagagacagtaagaaagatcagtgattgccacTGGTTCAGAAGTAGGGAAATGGGGGATGAATACATGGAGGATAGGGggtttttaggacagtgaaatgcttctgtatgacactgtaatggtagatacatggcATACGTATTTGTCAAAATACCTATGCAATATACAACTGAAAGAGTGAACTTCctgtaaactatggattttagttaataataatgtgccAATATTGGTTCCTCAGCTGTAACAAGTGTACCACAACAATAAAAGctattaataataggggaaaactgtggcagggggagaggaaggaagggtagTATATGGAACCTCTCtgtactttcttctgtttttctctaaaaCCAAAAATGCTCttaaaaaaagtctattaaaacaaaaaaaggcttTTTTGTGTGTAAGTGAGCTCTAAGCCAGGGCAAATAATGATGAGTCATGTGAGTGGGTGTTTCCAAGAACTGCCAGACAGGTCAAATTGTGACAATTCTCTGGGAATGGGGCTTTTTGGGGACCTCAAACCCAGTCCGCCCCCTCCAGTGGCTTCTAGGCTACAGATTTTCACAACTACTGGTTGTTGTCAGGCTGTTATTTTTCAAGGCTACTATGGAGGTGACGAGATGGGGATTAGAATAGAACAAGTTAAAATGCCATACAGCTCAGTATTCTCATGGAGGTTCAGTCATATTCCTTGAATAATTGCTTTTTGGATTGTtgcaagcctttggttaaatccagaattctgaaaaagttgattttttaGGGGTGTGGGGGTGAAGTgccacgggatcttagttccctgaccagggatggaacccgtgcgcccttggcagtgaaagcacggggtcctaaccactggaccacctgggaattacccaaaagttgatttttatatatatatatttttgcctatgTTTACTGATTTTATTGAGTGGATTTCTGGAGCTCCTTGCTGCACCATTGCTGAAGTGGTCTTCTATTAGCCCCATTTCACTGTGACTTTCGCCAGAGGTCTATAGCTCCATGTCTTCTCTACTCACTCATTTTGTTCAACAGATACGAAATTCTCCAGATAATAGgctatttcactttttttaaacatctttattggagtataattgctttacaatggtgtgttagtttctgctttataacaaagtgaatcagctttacatacacatatatccccatatctcctcccgctTGGgtctccctccgaccctccctatcccacccctctaggtggtgacaaagcaccgagctgatctccctgtgctatgcggctgcttcccacctgctatttattttacatttgggagtgcaaataagtccatgctactctctcacttcatcctagcttacccttccccactctgtgtcctcaagtccattctctacatcggcatctttattcctgtcctgccgctaggttcttcagaaaatttttttttatattccatatatgtgtgttagcaaacggtattgtttttccctttcagacttacctcactctgtatgacagaatctaggtccatccacctcacttcaaataaatcaatttcatttctttttatggctgatcaatattccattgtatatatgtgccacatcttctttatccatttatctgttgatggacacttaggttgcttccatgtcctgactgttgtaaatagagctgcaatgaagactgtggtacatgactgtttctgaattatggttttctcagggtatatgcccaatggTGGGGTTGCTGGGTAgattggtagttctatttttagttttttaaggaacctccatactgttctccatagtggctgtatcaatttacattcccaccaacagtgcaagagggttcccatttctccacacccgctccaggatttattgtttctagattttttgatgatggccattctgattggtgggaggtgatacctcattgtagtttgatttgcatttctctaatgattagtgatgttgagcattctttcatgtgtttattggcaatctgcatgtcttctttggagaaatgtctatttaggtcttctgcccatttttggatgggttgtttgttattttgatattgagctgcctgagctgcttgtaaattttggagattaatcctttgtctgttgcttcatttgcaaataatttctcccattctgagggttgtcttttcgtcttgtttatggtttcctttgctgtgcaaaagcttttaagtttcattaggtcccatttgtttatttttgtttttatttccatttctcttggaggtgggtcaaaaaggatcttgctgtgatttatgtcatagagtgttcttcctatgttttcctctaagagttttatagtgtccagtcttacatttaggtctctaatccattttgagtttatttttgtgtatggtgttagggagtgttctaatttcattcttttacatgtagctgtccagttttcccagcaccacttattgaagagactgtgttttctcca is from Orcinus orca chromosome X, mOrcOrc1.1, whole genome shotgun sequence and encodes:
- the BMP15 gene encoding bone morphogenetic protein 15, whose product is MVLLSILRIPLLWGLVFFMEHVVQMTQVGQPSVALLPEAPTLPLIRELLEEAPGKQQRKPRVLGPPLRYMLELYQHSADESGHPRENRTIGATMVRLVRPLGNVARPLRGPWHKQTLDFPLRPNWVAYQLVRATVVYRHQLHLAHSHLSCHVEPWVQKSPTDHFPSSGSGSSKPSLLPEAWTEMDITQHVGQNLWNHKGHRVLRLRFLCQRPRGSEVLEFRWHGTSSLDTAFLLLYFNDTQSVQKAKLLPRGLEEFTEIDPSLLLRRARQAGSIASEVPGPSRERDGPESNQCSLHPFQVSFQQLGWDHWIIAPHLYTPNYCKGVCPRVLHYGLNSPNHAIIQNLVNELVDQSVPQPSCVPYKYVPISILLIEANGSILYKEYEDMIAQSCTCR